In Acholeplasma equirhinis, the following proteins share a genomic window:
- the lon gene encoding endopeptidase La, with protein MELQTSLPAVIVRGIVPLPNNDFRIEVGRKVSLRAIEEAEKSFSSFVLILVQKNPLIENPTTADIEKYGVLAKVAMKIKLPNDNYKVKFNIVSRVRVNEYFLTDPYFVADYEEVNTIVGNQDEEATLIKMIATETLANGNQLLNNAQQTNEQLQSGLSVEKLADILAFNLRTQDTEKYKYLAELDLNKRLKLILEDISKLKMIADLEQRINDDVKKAIDENQKEYYLREKMRAIQNELGDKAKKEDEIDALREAIKKAKMPKNIEEKALQELSRYQSTPSAMAESQIIKTYLDFLVALPWKKASKDLNVLQKVQEKLDKNHYGLEKVKERIIEYLAVKIMTGRNPQTILCFYGPPGVGKTSLAISIAEALGRKFVKQSLGGVKDESEIRGHRRTYVGAMPGRILKGMKDAGTVNPVFLLDEIDKMASDYRGDPASAMLEVLDPEQNSKFSDHYLEEPYDLSQVLFITTANYLENVPAPLRDRMEIVELSSYTEHEKVQIAKNHLLTKQLSAHGLDKEKFNIDDETIYFIIRHYTREAGVRELNRYIGSLVRKAIKEILMGEVNIVTINKENVQKYIGKPKFNHNMIDEQEQIGVVTGLAYTAFGGDTLPVEVTYYKGKGQLVLTGKLGDVMKESAMTALSYVKSHAAEYNLDPTIFETNDFHVHVPEGAVPKDGPSAGVTMATAIMSAASNKFVKKDVGMTGEITLRGYVLPIGGLKEKAIAAHRSGLKTILIPKENTRDIEDIPQEVRDELKIIPVEKISDVFQNALK; from the coding sequence ATGGAATTACAAACAAGTTTACCGGCCGTTATCGTCCGTGGTATCGTACCTCTTCCCAACAATGATTTTCGAATTGAAGTTGGAAGAAAAGTATCCCTTAGAGCCATTGAAGAAGCTGAAAAAAGTTTCTCATCTTTCGTACTGATTCTTGTTCAAAAGAACCCTTTAATCGAAAATCCAACGACAGCAGACATTGAAAAGTACGGTGTACTAGCTAAAGTTGCAATGAAGATTAAATTGCCAAATGACAATTATAAAGTCAAATTTAATATTGTATCGCGTGTGAGAGTGAATGAATATTTCTTAACGGATCCTTATTTTGTTGCTGATTATGAAGAAGTTAATACAATCGTTGGTAATCAAGATGAAGAAGCGACATTGATCAAAATGATTGCAACTGAAACACTTGCTAATGGCAATCAATTACTTAATAATGCACAACAAACCAATGAACAACTTCAATCAGGTTTATCTGTTGAAAAATTAGCAGACATTTTAGCATTTAATTTAAGAACTCAAGATACTGAAAAGTATAAATACTTAGCAGAACTCGATTTAAATAAACGCTTAAAATTAATTTTAGAAGACATTTCTAAGTTAAAGATGATTGCTGATTTGGAACAAAGAATTAATGATGATGTTAAGAAAGCAATTGATGAAAATCAAAAAGAATATTATCTTCGAGAAAAAATGCGTGCAATCCAAAACGAACTTGGTGATAAAGCGAAAAAAGAAGATGAAATCGATGCTTTAAGAGAAGCGATTAAAAAGGCTAAAATGCCTAAGAATATAGAAGAAAAAGCACTTCAAGAATTATCACGTTATCAATCAACACCTTCTGCAATGGCAGAAAGTCAAATTATTAAGACTTACCTTGATTTCTTAGTAGCATTACCATGGAAGAAAGCAAGTAAAGACTTAAATGTACTACAAAAGGTACAAGAAAAATTAGATAAAAACCACTACGGCTTAGAAAAGGTCAAAGAAAGAATTATTGAATATCTAGCTGTTAAAATTATGACTGGTAGAAATCCACAGACAATTCTATGTTTCTACGGACCTCCTGGGGTTGGTAAAACATCACTTGCGATTTCAATTGCTGAAGCACTTGGACGTAAGTTTGTTAAACAATCACTTGGTGGTGTTAAAGATGAATCTGAAATCAGAGGTCACAGAAGAACGTATGTAGGGGCAATGCCTGGTCGTATCTTAAAAGGTATGAAAGATGCAGGTACTGTTAATCCAGTCTTCTTACTTGATGAAATCGATAAGATGGCAAGTGATTATAGAGGTGACCCTGCTTCTGCAATGCTTGAAGTTTTAGACCCAGAACAAAACTCTAAATTCTCAGATCATTATTTAGAAGAACCATATGATTTATCACAAGTATTATTTATTACAACTGCTAACTATTTAGAAAATGTTCCAGCTCCTCTTCGTGACAGAATGGAAATTGTTGAATTATCAAGTTACACAGAACATGAGAAAGTTCAAATTGCCAAGAATCACTTATTAACTAAACAACTTTCTGCACATGGTCTTGATAAAGAAAAATTCAATATTGATGATGAAACAATTTACTTCATTATTCGTCACTATACGAGAGAAGCAGGTGTTCGTGAACTTAACCGTTACATTGGATCTTTAGTTCGTAAAGCAATTAAAGAAATCTTAATGGGTGAAGTTAACATTGTAACAATCAACAAAGAAAATGTTCAAAAATATATTGGTAAACCTAAATTCAATCATAATATGATTGATGAGCAAGAACAAATTGGTGTTGTTACAGGTTTAGCATATACAGCATTTGGTGGTGACACATTACCTGTTGAAGTAACTTATTATAAGGGTAAAGGTCAACTTGTTTTAACAGGTAAATTAGGTGATGTCATGAAAGAATCAGCAATGACTGCCCTATCTTATGTGAAATCACATGCCGCTGAATATAATTTAGATCCTACAATTTTTGAAACAAATGACTTCCATGTTCACGTTCCAGAAGGTGCCGTTCCAAAAGATGGTCCATCTGCAGGTGTTACAATGGCAACAGCTATCATGTCAGCTGCATCTAATAAATTTGTTAAAAAAGATGTTGGTATGACAGGTGAAATTACACTTCGTGGTTACGTTCTACCAATTGGTGGATTAAAAGAAAAAGCAATTGCAGCACACAGAAGTGGATTAAAAACAATTCTTATTCCAAAGGAAAATACAAGAGACATCGAAGATATTCCACAAGAAGTTAGAGATGAACTTAAAATTATCCCAGTAGAAAAAATCTCAGATGTATTCCAAAACGCATTAAAGTAA
- the yihA gene encoding ribosome biogenesis GTP-binding protein YihA/YsxC, translating to MIKNAEFITSVVGGDNLPNDNLPHILLLGRSNVGKSSLINALTNRKNLARVSATPGKTITLNLFLLDKSLYLVDAPGYGYARRSKTQTATFLKMITSFIEKNHNLKQIFLLIDFKVGPTLDDLEIYRNLLPLDIPLVIVATKYDKIPTTRRQKQRKVIESLYTQGQKIYYTSSEDKINIDHLSLEIENIYFKEGTQNENE from the coding sequence ATGATTAAAAACGCAGAATTTATAACTTCAGTCGTTGGAGGAGACAATCTTCCAAATGATAATTTGCCGCACATTTTACTTCTTGGTAGATCAAATGTAGGTAAGTCATCATTGATTAATGCACTTACAAATAGAAAGAATTTAGCGCGTGTATCAGCAACACCTGGTAAAACAATTACACTCAATTTATTCTTGCTTGATAAGAGTTTATATTTAGTGGATGCACCAGGGTATGGTTATGCAAGACGTAGCAAAACTCAAACAGCAACATTCTTAAAAATGATTACATCATTTATTGAGAAAAATCATAATTTAAAGCAGATTTTTTTATTGATAGATTTTAAAGTGGGACCTACTTTAGATGATTTAGAAATCTATCGTAATTTGTTACCGCTTGATATTCCACTTGTGATTGTTGCTACTAAATATGACAAGATTCCAACAACACGCCGTCAAAAACAAAGAAAAGTAATCGAATCTTTATATACTCAAGGACAAAAAATATATTATACATCCAGTGAAGACAAGATAAATATTGATCATTTAAGTCTAGAAATTGAAAATATCTATTTTAAAGAGGGGACTCAGAATGAAAACGAATAA
- a CDS encoding L-lactate dehydrogenase, translating to MKTNKISIIGAGNVGAATAFALMMNKVASDIVMYDIDHKKAEGEALDIFQGTSLVAPVDVVAGSIEDTKDSDIVVITAGAAQKPGETRLDLVNKNIAIYQKLIPEIVKYNPHTILLVVSNPVDILTYVTWKISGFPSERVIGSGTVLDTSRFKSAIGRAFDIDARNVHGYIIGEHGDSEIAVYSKTTIGVITFDEYFKSQKIKEKGFKTRIAAEVKNAAYEIIQRKGYTNYAVAVAVARICTAILRDERSILTTSSYLTGEYHVDDVYISTPTVIGRSGVAKILEFDLDADEQIAFEESANIIKGILKASTLEK from the coding sequence ATGAAAACGAATAAAATCTCTATTATTGGCGCAGGTAATGTCGGTGCAGCAACAGCGTTTGCACTTATGATGAATAAAGTCGCATCAGATATTGTAATGTATGATATAGATCATAAAAAAGCAGAGGGTGAAGCCTTGGATATTTTCCAAGGGACTTCTTTAGTGGCACCAGTTGATGTTGTTGCTGGATCAATTGAAGATACTAAAGACTCTGATATTGTTGTTATTACTGCAGGTGCTGCTCAAAAACCTGGTGAGACAAGACTTGACTTAGTCAATAAAAATATCGCAATCTATCAAAAATTAATTCCAGAAATTGTTAAGTATAATCCTCACACAATTTTACTTGTTGTATCAAATCCGGTGGATATTTTAACCTATGTAACTTGGAAGATTTCAGGTTTCCCTAGTGAGCGAGTTATTGGTTCAGGTACGGTACTTGATACATCGCGTTTTAAGTCAGCAATTGGTCGTGCATTTGATATTGATGCAAGAAACGTACATGGTTACATCATTGGCGAACATGGTGACAGTGAAATTGCTGTATATTCAAAGACTACCATTGGTGTGATTACATTTGACGAATATTTTAAGAGTCAAAAAATCAAAGAAAAAGGCTTTAAAACTAGAATTGCTGCTGAAGTTAAAAACGCAGCTTATGAAATCATTCAAAGAAAAGGTTATACAAATTATGCAGTTGCTGTTGCAGTTGCAAGAATTTGTACAGCCATTTTAAGAGATGAAAGATCGATTCTAACAACATCTTCATATTTAACAGGTGAATATCATGTTGATGATGTCTATATTTCAACACCGACAGTGATTGGTAGAAGTGGTGTTGCTAAAATTTTAGAATTTGATTTAGATGCAGATGAACAAATTGCTTTTGAAGAATCTGCAAATATTATTAAAGGCATACTTAAAGCATCAACATTAGAAAAATAA
- a CDS encoding NAD(P)-dependent oxidoreductase: MRIVVIGASGFVGEKVVNEALLRGHQVDAIYRRNKIAERDNLTQHKMTIFDVSDFEKIIEKADYVISAYNPGYYHVAQKERYLDGYEVIFNTVKKLNKKIVVVIGATTLIQYDGETVRQGFFPKPWLKALEGPDAVYEKYKNDSSLQVSFISPAAELIEGERTGKFGIGKDHLLYDSNLESRISVQDLAYAILDEVENPKHLGSRFTIAYQ; the protein is encoded by the coding sequence ATGCGTATCGTTGTGATTGGTGCATCTGGATTTGTCGGTGAAAAAGTGGTCAATGAAGCACTTTTAAGAGGACATCAAGTCGATGCAATCTATCGAAGAAACAAAATTGCTGAAAGAGATAATTTAACTCAGCATAAAATGACCATCTTTGATGTAAGTGATTTTGAAAAAATCATTGAAAAAGCAGATTACGTTATTTCGGCATATAATCCTGGTTATTACCATGTTGCTCAAAAAGAACGTTATTTAGATGGTTATGAAGTGATCTTTAATACGGTTAAAAAATTAAATAAAAAAATCGTTGTTGTCATTGGTGCAACAACACTTATTCAATATGATGGTGAAACAGTTAGACAGGGATTCTTTCCTAAACCTTGGTTAAAAGCTTTAGAGGGACCAGATGCAGTTTATGAAAAGTATAAAAATGATTCATCACTTCAAGTTTCATTTATTTCACCTGCAGCAGAACTTATCGAAGGTGAAAGAACTGGAAAGTTTGGAATTGGTAAAGATCATTTACTTTATGATAGCAATTTAGAGTCTAGAATTTCAGTTCAAGATTTAGCGTATGCAATCTTAGATGAAGTTGAGAATCCAAAGCATTTAGGGTCACGTTTTACCATTGCATATCAATAA
- a CDS encoding GNAT family N-acetyltransferase, producing MLPELIGKRIILRPPRQSDLVSFFYYASKPSVGPSAGWFPHQNLDETRKVLDLFIREENIFAITIKPHDVMVGTIGFHNRQIDQVNGEGCEIGFALDDTYWNKGYMTEAVKIIIDYAFTMLKFDYLMVSHADFNLASKKVIEKCGFTFKYKTHKTIIENPEISELWYYKMTKEDYFQNEKRTIN from the coding sequence ATGTTACCTGAATTAATCGGCAAACGCATTATCTTAAGACCACCAAGACAATCTGATCTTGTCTCGTTTTTCTATTATGCATCTAAACCAAGTGTCGGGCCATCTGCAGGATGGTTTCCACATCAAAATTTAGATGAAACGAGAAAAGTCTTGGATTTATTCATTAGAGAAGAAAATATATTTGCGATTACGATCAAACCACATGATGTGATGGTGGGTACAATTGGATTTCATAATAGACAAATTGATCAAGTGAATGGTGAAGGTTGTGAAATTGGATTTGCACTGGATGATACCTATTGGAATAAAGGTTATATGACAGAAGCAGTGAAAATCATTATCGATTATGCATTCACTATGTTAAAGTTTGATTATTTAATGGTCTCACATGCAGATTTCAACCTTGCAAGTAAAAAAGTAATCGAAAAGTGTGGTTTCACTTTTAAATATAAAACCCATAAAACAATTATTGAAAATCCTGAAATATCAGAATTGTGGTATTACAAAATGACAAAGGAGGACTATTTCCAAAATGAAAAAAGAACTATCAACTAA